One Pseudostreptobacillus hongkongensis DNA window includes the following coding sequences:
- a CDS encoding GH25 family lysozyme: MRILKLLIFIIVSIFLVIFLEFSGLVYHNNILASKYETHGIDISHHQVRLNWSLIDKKYKFVLMKATEGKDFLDTDFLYNWNKSQLSGFRVGAYHFFTMYSTGEEQANFYISKVPKVKGAFPPIVDLEISTKYPKDIVKKQLGDMIDILEDYYGKKVIIYVNSSTYDKYVKNEFPDNPIWYRNIKYYPEIPNWEIWQYSNRGRVSGIDGFTDRNAMKEKNIDDFIEKYRIK, from the coding sequence ATGAGAATATTAAAGTTATTAATATTTATAATCGTATCTATATTTTTGGTAATATTTTTAGAATTTTCTGGATTGGTTTATCATAATAATATACTAGCCTCTAAATATGAAACTCATGGTATAGATATATCTCATCATCAAGTTAGACTTAATTGGAGTTTAATTGATAAAAAATATAAATTTGTACTGATGAAAGCAACTGAGGGTAAAGATTTTTTAGATACAGATTTCTTATACAATTGGAATAAATCTCAACTAAGTGGATTTAGGGTAGGAGCTTATCATTTTTTCACGATGTATTCAACTGGAGAAGAACAGGCTAATTTCTATATATCTAAAGTTCCAAAAGTAAAAGGAGCCTTTCCACCTATAGTAGATTTAGAAATATCAACAAAATATCCTAAAGATATAGTTAAAAAACAATTAGGAGATATGATTGATATATTAGAAGATTATTATGGTAAAAAAGTAATAATATATGTAAATAGTAGTACATATGATAAATATGTTAAAAATGAATTTCCAGATAATCCTATATGGTATAGAAATATTAAATATTATCCAGAAATACCTAACTGGGAAATATGGCAATATTCTAATAGGGGTAGAGTTAGTGGTATAGATGGATTTACAGATAGAAATGCTATGAAAGAGAAAAATATAGATGATTTTATAGAAAAATATAGAATAAAATAA